From Bacteroidota bacterium, the proteins below share one genomic window:
- a CDS encoding M4 family metallopeptidase, which produces MGNRYLKTIGIVGAFFIASLSFGQKTQQPVPNFVNPFQSKSSNVKGNVITPTNNNTTMSIQQPKPKIEIINGSFSVNLEKDRLTKENAVSQMPSWFGLSQNHTFQQVSERTDELGITHTNFQQYFKGFLVEGNLVMLHSKNGKLTSINGQVAQFENIETVQTVNNEQALTTAKSYLKVTDLINNYPVETVITRIPSENGTITKFAQKVRIDSYNPFTMCYVYIDATTGSVLNKINLIAHADVPGTGQTMYSGSQSLTCDSYSGSYRLRENGRKIETYNATNATNLTTSGFTGSTDFTSTSTTFTGVPMLQSFTISAVAQSWWYAAFVDQLPDLYIKVKDGSNQTVYTSNYYNDQNPALTYNNLNIYLNNPPYTVEVWDYDAGSSDDFGGSYSISTSVGTQNWSGSGNSGNYVITNSGHPAVDVHWGMEKTYDFYLNALNRNSYDGNGSVIKQYVNPLLLNGNAGYPNNASALSSPYNIMSYGMGDGVTMKPLVGLDVEGHEFTHLVVGNNGNGGLTYQGESGALNESFADIFGTCVEFYSGVNPDWNIGEDVMIGEPYMRSMSNPNGAQQPDTYNGQYWVNPSSSQDNGGVHTNSGVQNFWFYLLCQGGSGTNDIGNSYSVTGIGITQARQIAYRNLITYLSPNATHLDAYNGSLQAAQDLYGNPSTQYTAVRQAWYAVGIGNDPNNFCSGTTNLTAPSGTITDGSGSANYNNNANCKWVIAPAGATQIQLTFTAFDTEADYDTVFVYDGPDETFPVLATWWGNTLPPVINTTSGVGAMCVKFTSDVTQTEGGWSANYQAYGNTPSCGGGTILSTPTGSFNDGSGGSNYGNNQQCYWFISPPCASAVTLSFSAFNTEANYDGIIVYNGWDNSATQLAVYSGTSIPSSVTSNTGKMLVVFVSDYSTTMQGFSANYTSTGSAYCSGTTNLNTSDNASFTDGSGGNNYCNNQDCKWLIQPPQATSVTLNFSAFELEDAASDGTIYDAVEVYDGTTTSATLLGRFTGSNLPPAITSSGGSMLVRFISDLEENKQGFSAYYTSTQNPYCTGTTTTLTAQSGTFADGSASNNYANNTSCSWLIQPTSATAITLSFSAFNTELNYDGVIVYDGANNTAPVLGQFSGTSIPNSVTSTGGSMYVEFLSNPAVRGQGWTANYTSTITTGIDEALLKANFNFYPNPTDGIFTVNSGFENSATLEIIDVLGKQVLKTFKINKGANQIDASELSKGIYMIKFKIGDGYHTERLVIN; this is translated from the coding sequence ATGGGAAATAGATACCTAAAAACAATCGGAATAGTTGGAGCATTTTTTATTGCTTCACTTTCATTCGGACAGAAAACTCAACAGCCTGTTCCAAACTTTGTGAATCCATTCCAAAGTAAAAGCTCAAATGTTAAAGGCAATGTTATTACTCCAACGAACAATAACACTACAATGAGCATTCAACAGCCCAAACCAAAAATTGAAATTATAAATGGTTCATTCTCGGTTAATCTCGAAAAAGACAGATTGACAAAAGAAAATGCTGTTAGCCAAATGCCAAGTTGGTTTGGGTTATCACAAAACCATACATTTCAACAAGTTTCTGAAAGAACTGATGAATTAGGAATTACACATACTAACTTTCAACAGTATTTCAAAGGATTTTTAGTTGAAGGAAATTTAGTAATGCTTCATTCAAAAAATGGCAAGCTAACTTCTATAAATGGACAAGTTGCACAATTCGAGAATATCGAAACTGTTCAAACTGTAAATAACGAACAAGCATTAACAACCGCTAAAAGTTATTTGAAAGTAACGGATTTAATAAACAACTATCCAGTTGAGACAGTAATTACAAGAATACCAAGTGAAAACGGAACAATTACAAAATTTGCACAAAAAGTAAGGATTGATTCATACAATCCTTTTACAATGTGCTATGTTTATATTGATGCAACAACAGGAAGTGTTTTAAACAAAATCAATTTAATTGCACACGCAGATGTTCCTGGCACAGGACAAACAATGTATAGCGGTAGCCAATCTCTTACTTGTGATAGTTATTCAGGTTCATACAGGCTTCGTGAGAATGGAAGAAAAATTGAAACGTATAATGCAACAAATGCGACTAATCTAACAACAAGCGGATTTACTGGTTCAACCGATTTTACAAGCACTTCAACAACATTTACAGGAGTTCCAATGTTACAATCCTTTACAATTTCGGCTGTGGCTCAAAGTTGGTGGTATGCAGCTTTTGTTGACCAGTTACCCGACCTTTATATTAAAGTAAAAGATGGTTCTAATCAAACCGTTTACACTTCAAATTATTACAACGACCAAAACCCAGCACTAACATATAACAATCTAAATATTTATTTGAATAATCCACCATACACAGTTGAAGTTTGGGATTATGATGCTGGTAGTAGTGATGACTTTGGTGGAAGTTATTCTATTTCAACAAGTGTAGGAACTCAAAACTGGTCAGGAAGTGGAAACAGTGGAAATTATGTAATTACAAATTCGGGACACCCTGCTGTTGATGTGCATTGGGGAATGGAAAAAACTTACGATTTTTATTTGAATGCTTTAAATCGTAATAGTTATGACGGAAACGGAAGCGTAATTAAACAATACGTTAATCCGCTTCTTTTAAATGGCAATGCTGGTTATCCAAATAACGCTTCTGCTTTATCAAGTCCATACAACATAATGTCTTATGGTATGGGAGACGGAGTTACTATGAAACCATTAGTTGGCTTAGATGTGGAAGGACACGAATTCACACATTTAGTAGTAGGCAACAATGGTAATGGTGGGCTAACATACCAAGGAGAATCAGGGGCTTTGAATGAATCCTTTGCTGACATTTTTGGAACTTGTGTAGAGTTTTATTCAGGAGTAAATCCTGACTGGAACATTGGTGAAGACGTAATGATTGGAGAACCTTATATGCGGTCTATGTCAAATCCCAATGGTGCTCAACAACCTGACACGTATAATGGTCAATACTGGGTAAATCCAAGCTCCTCTCAGGATAATGGTGGTGTTCATACCAATAGCGGTGTTCAGAATTTTTGGTTTTATCTTCTTTGTCAAGGAGGCTCAGGAACAAATGATATAGGTAATTCTTATTCAGTTACAGGAATTGGTATTACACAGGCAAGACAAATTGCTTATAGAAATCTTATTACTTATTTATCACCTAACGCAACACATTTGGACGCCTATAATGGTTCTTTACAAGCTGCTCAAGACCTTTATGGAAATCCTTCAACTCAATACACAGCAGTTAGACAAGCTTGGTATGCTGTAGGTATAGGAAACGACCCGAATAACTTTTGTAGCGGAACAACAAACTTGACAGCACCAAGCGGAACAATTACAGACGGAAGCGGTTCGGCAAACTATAACAATAATGCAAATTGCAAATGGGTAATTGCACCTGCCGGTGCAACTCAAATTCAATTAACATTTACTGCATTTGACACCGAAGCAGATTATGATACCGTTTTTGTATATGATGGTCCTGATGAAACATTTCCAGTTTTAGCTACTTGGTGGGGTAATACATTGCCTCCTGTAATTAATACAACTTCTGGAGTTGGTGCAATGTGTGTAAAATTCACTTCTGATGTTACTCAAACAGAAGGCGGATGGTCAGCAAATTATCAAGCATATGGAAATACACCAAGCTGTGGCGGAGGGACAATACTCTCAACTCCGACTGGTTCATTTAATGACGGTTCAGGCGGAAGTAACTACGGTAATAATCAACAATGTTATTGGTTTATTTCACCTCCTTGTGCAAGTGCGGTAACACTCTCGTTTTCTGCTTTTAACACCGAAGCAAATTATGACGGAATTATTGTTTACAATGGTTGGGACAACAGCGCAACTCAATTAGCGGTTTATTCAGGAACTTCAATACCAAGTTCAGTTACTTCAAATACTGGTAAAATGTTGGTCGTTTTCGTTTCAGACTATTCGACTACAATGCAAGGTTTTTCAGCTAATTACACTTCTACAGGTTCTGCCTATTGTTCAGGAACAACAAATCTAAATACTTCTGACAATGCGTCTTTTACTGATGGAAGTGGAGGAAATAATTATTGCAACAATCAAGATTGTAAGTGGTTAATTCAACCACCACAAGCTACAAGCGTTACCTTAAACTTTAGTGCATTTGAGCTTGAAGATGCAGCTTCTGACGGAACAATTTACGATGCAGTTGAAGTATATGACGGAACAACCACTTCGGCAACATTATTAGGACGGTTCACAGGTAGCAATTTGCCTCCTGCAATAACTTCTTCGGGCGGTAGTATGTTGGTTCGTTTCATTTCAGACCTTGAAGAAAACAAACAAGGATTTTCTGCATATTACACTTCGACACAAAATCCATATTGCACAGGAACAACAACAACTTTGACAGCACAAAGTGGAACTTTTGCTGATGGAAGTGCTTCAAATAATTATGCAAATAATACAAGTTGTTCTTGGTTAATTCAACCGACAAGTGCGACTGCGATTACTTTATCCTTTTCTGCTTTCAATACCGAGCTAAACTATGACGGAGTAATTGTTTATGACGGAGCAAACAATACAGCACCAGTTTTAGGACAGTTTTCGGGAACTTCAATTCCCAACTCTGTAACCTCGACAGGTGGCAGTATGTATGTTGAGTTTTTAAGCAACCCTGCTGTTAGAGGACAAGGTTGGACAGCAAATTACACTTCGACAATTACCACAGGAATTGATGAAGCACTTCTAAAAGCCAACTTCAATTTTTACCCAAATCCAACAGACGGAATATTTACAGTAAATTCTGGATTTGAAAATTCAGCGACTTTAGAAATTATTGATGTTTTAGGCAAACAGGTTTTAAAGACATTCAAAATTAATAAAGGAGCAAATCAAATTGACGCTTCTGAATTAAGCAAAGGGATTTATATGATAAAGTTCAAAATTGGAGACGGTTATCATACGGAAAGATTAGTTATAAATTAA